CAGTCACCGACCAGTCGCCATTCCTGGACGACCAGCAATTCGATCAGTTGAAACAAACCTACCGGTATGCCAAGTACATCAACTGTGTGCGGCTGCTCGGTGGGAAAGAACTGAAGAAGGACGACTACTTTCGCGGCGTCGATGACAAGGGCCAAGCGGTCTGCGATTTTTCCGAAGCATTGGCGATGCTCGCCGGAATTCGGAAATGCGGTTTTACACCTTGGATCGTGCTGGACAATGTACCGGCGAAGTTGAGCGAGAACCCGACGCAGAATCGCTACGGCAACACAGAGCCGCCGGCTGATTTTGATCTGTGGAGTAGCTATGTCAGGCAGTTCGCTCAATCGCTCGTCGACAAATTTGGAAGCGAGGACGTTTGCACGTGGCGTTTTCGTGTCGGCACCGAACCGGATTTCAACCCAGGTCACTGGACCGGAACGAAGCAACAATATTTGCAGCACTACGACTACACAGTCGCGGCCGTCCAAAGCGTGTTGCCAAATGTCGACATTGGTCCCGGAAACGTCGTTGCCCCGTTACGTGGTCGCAAAGACAAGTCGTGGGCGCCCAGCATCATCAACCACTGCGCGACGGGCACGAACTATATCACGGGCCAGACGGGGACGCCGCTCCGATTCTTCGGATCGTCTTACTACACGACCGTCGGCAAGGCGGACAAACAGTTTGATCAAGTGGTGAACTTCTTGCGAGGCAAGATCGATAGCCATCCCCAGCTTGCGAATGCCGCTAGTGAGCTTCCCATCGAGATACAGGAGTTTGGAATCCTAAGCGAAGGCGGAGAACGGATCATCGGCGACGGAACGGAATTCGGCGGATCATGGTTGTCTCACATGGCGGACAAGATTTATCAAAACCGCGTTCGCCGCGCGTATCAGTGGTCGTGGAACACGAACAAAGGTGGCGACCTGCCGACCCCGATTACCCATGTGATGGACATGTTGGAAGAGATGGACGGCGGAACTCGACTTTCGACGGCCGCATCGCGAACCAGCGAAGAAGAGCGTCTTGGCTGCATCGCCGCAAAGAAAGGCGATCGCGTCGACCTGATGGTGTTTCGTCACTTGGCCGTGCGCGACAACGGGAACAAAGTGCCGGTCCGTCTCACGCTCAGCGGTGATCTATTGGCAAAGAAGAACTGGACGCTCAGCCGAGCCAATGTGATCGACGGAGAGCATGCCGGATTCATGAGCCAGCGTGACGTCGACATCAAGCAGGCGAGAACCGAGGCCGGTAACGGAGCAAAGCACACTGCGATCGCGTCCAAGGTCATGACAGCACAGGTCATGACAGCACATCGATCCAAGTACGAAAAGATGAGCGAACTTCACTCCCTCGATCCACCGCCCACTGCGTCGACCGATGCTTCCGGTCAAATCCACTTCGACTTGATGATGGATGGCCACACAGTGGTTTTTCTTCGGTTGGAGTAGTCGGTGCGAATGGCCGGAGCACTTTGCCGACGCTGCGTTTGCTGCGATGTTCGCAAAATCGAATCTGATTGCACTGGGGATTTCAGGCAGTGTCAGTCGGTTGCATCATTGATGCCGCGCCACTGCATATTTCGTCGCGAAAGTTCAGGCTTTGTTGAATCAAATCATATCTAACGCAAATGTGAGGAAACGTTTGAGATGAAAGTCATTGTCGATCTGTGTGTCGTTCCGATGGGAGTTGGTGTTTCCGTGGGTAAGTACGTCGTTGAATGCCAAAACGTGTTGCAAGAAGCCGGACTGAATCACCAGGTTCACGCCTACGGCAGGAATATCGAGGGTGACTGGGACGAAGTGTTTCCCGCGATCAAGTGCTGCCACGAAC
The nucleotide sequence above comes from Rubripirellula tenax. Encoded proteins:
- a CDS encoding GH39 family glycosyl hydrolase, giving the protein MHRFLSYTFLASATCLLASSTLKADKPAGLISNATEVAAEIVVDLDTEVGEMYNFWDVYPVTDQSPFLDDQQFDQLKQTYRYAKYINCVRLLGGKELKKDDYFRGVDDKGQAVCDFSEALAMLAGIRKCGFTPWIVLDNVPAKLSENPTQNRYGNTEPPADFDLWSSYVRQFAQSLVDKFGSEDVCTWRFRVGTEPDFNPGHWTGTKQQYLQHYDYTVAAVQSVLPNVDIGPGNVVAPLRGRKDKSWAPSIINHCATGTNYITGQTGTPLRFFGSSYYTTVGKADKQFDQVVNFLRGKIDSHPQLANAASELPIEIQEFGILSEGGERIIGDGTEFGGSWLSHMADKIYQNRVRRAYQWSWNTNKGGDLPTPITHVMDMLEEMDGGTRLSTAASRTSEEERLGCIAAKKGDRVDLMVFRHLAVRDNGNKVPVRLTLSGDLLAKKNWTLSRANVIDGEHAGFMSQRDVDIKQARTEAGNGAKHTAIASKVMTAQVMTAHRSKYEKMSELHSLDPPPTASTDASGQIHFDLMMDGHTVVFLRLE
- a CDS encoding MTH1187 family thiamine-binding protein yields the protein MKVIVDLCVVPMGVGVSVGKYVVECQNVLQEAGLNHQVHAYGRNIEGDWDEVFPAIKCCHERVHAMGAPRITTSIIKVGTRTDREQSMQDKIDSVVEKNA